From Cataglyphis hispanica isolate Lineage 1 chromosome 3, ULB_Chis1_1.0, whole genome shotgun sequence, a single genomic window includes:
- the LOC126848356 gene encoding DNA (cytosine-5)-methyltransferase PliMCI-like isoform X2, with protein sequence MPPTVPEGEPGSSRRMSRSRKFVDMEEPIEASDSTTKATPSVLDLLIQSTKRKKLNNEANHETKMSDRQHEIKEANKNGTEFNKENHNPQINQDQEENVEKKMKMENNEEISQLKSQVKKTLTIVERCDYCKQKLDDETKLYQGHPNGAMEEQIALTDPKLCLFTGDESFIHESDERPQNKLTYFSVYDKNGHLCAFDTGLIEKNVMLYFSGYMKAIYEEDPSPEGGVPTKDMGPINEWYVSGFDGGELALIGFTTAFAEYILMEPSEAYAPFIDAVKEKIYMSKLVIEFLLDEISPTYEDLLNKLQTVVPPKGMTKFTEDALLRHAQFICDQVSSFDDSANAEDSLLITTPCMRSLANLAGVTLGKKAAIRRTRREQKVKKPAWTKATTTKLVSNTFENIFADQLAKHEDKISIGPKRQRCGVCENCQQPDCGVCTSCKDMTKFGGSGRSKQACIKRRCPNMAIQEADDSDPENEEQYESLVEDQKLEEKPKKDFKELKKDIVWEEEDKIVDGQKTYYKSVIVGNERIQINDYVLVEPRNPTIPLHIYKIMFMWENKYGIKQFHANWLRRGTDTILGETSDPIELFLSDDCDDVPFTSVRSKATVVYKKMPDNWSELGNMDIDDEIKDIDGKTFFYQMRYTPETARFESPLPDPECQRKENNHRFCPACARLRALEQYNTPKVFERIEEKNSKEVIYGVVRYKDEEYRVGSSVFLYPSAFKFKYKQMFQEAEKPKREVVDEDMYPEFYRKVSEKAKFSNVDTPEPFHIGYINAIYASTTDLIVSPSDIYIKVNKMYRPENTHRDITLMEQVDLNMVYWSDEICNVKFSEVAGKCYLAYSENLNESVEEWFMGGPNRFYFTEAYNVKEKTFDEPPYNVINIGKPGKGKGKGKSKAKKVGETENKPFIDKPVCHPTVTRKLRTLDLFAGCGGLSEGLHQAGIAENLWAIEKEEPAAYAYRLNNPKTTVLSDDCNTLLRKVMNGDSTDDNGQKLPQKGEVEILCGGPPCQGFSGMNRFNLRQYSLFKSSLVVSCLSYCDYYRPKFFVMENVRNFVFFKRYMVLKLTLRCLVRMGYQCTFGILQAGNYGIPQTRRRMIILAAAPGEILPKYPEPMHVFNKRCCSLHVVVDNKKYLSNCVWTDSAPFRTITVKDAMCDLPDIKNGWSKEEMPYGSEPLSHFQRKMRGKQYQPILRDHICKEMTPLVEARMSHIPTATGSDWRDLPNIAVRLSDGTFSKKLEYMHHDKRAGKSSTGALRGVCSCSSGRLCDPTDRQFNTLIPWCLPHTGNRHNHWSGLYGRLEWDGFFSTTITNPEPMGKQGRVLHPAQNRVVSVRECARSQGFPDSFRFYGTILDKHRQVGNAVPPPLGAAIGHEIRKCIRDTTISLNTKYEFTKSYANTTTIRSNKTVDEDDKVITNAISNSHTLATHNGASTSSNKGKNVTNRHRRYSS encoded by the exons ATGCCACCTACTGTGCCAGAGGGCGAACCAGGTTCCAGTAGAAGAATGTCTCGTAGCAGAAAATTTGTTGATATGGAAGAACCAATTGAAGCAAGTGATTCGACAACTAAAGCAACTCCATCTGTATTGGATTTACTTATACAatcaacgaaaagaaaaaagctaaACAATGAAGCAAACCATGAGACAAAAATGTCTGATCGGCaacatgaaataaaagaagcaaataaaaatggtACAGAATTTAATAAGGAGAATCACAATCCACAAATAAATCAAGATCAAGAAGAAaatgttgagaaaaaaatgaaaatggaaaACAATGAAGAAATATCTCAATTAAAATCTCAAGTTAAGAAAACCCTTACTATAGTTGAACGATGCGATTATTGTAAACAGAAGTTGGATGATGAAACAAAGTTGTATCAGGGACATCCAAATGGTGCAATGGAAGAACAAATAGCTTTAACAGATCCTAAGCTATGTTTATTTACAGGAGATGAATCTTTTATACATGAAAGTGATGAGAGaccacaaaataaattaacttattttag TGTTTATGATAAGAATGGGCATCTGTGTGCCTTTGATACTGGACtgatagagaaaaatgtaatgttgTATTTTTCTGGATACATGAAAGCTATTTATGAAGAAGATCCTTCTCCTGAAGGAGGTGTACCAACAAAAGACATGGGGCCAATAAATGAATGGTATGTTTCTGGATTTGATGGAGGTGAATTGGCATTGATAGGTTTTACTACTGCATTTgcggaatatattttgatggaACCATCTGAAGCTTACGCACCATTCATAGATGCTGTTAAagagaagatatatatgaGCAAATTAGTTATAGAATTTTTGCTAGATGAAATTAGTCCAACCTATGAAGACTTACTAAACAAACTTCAa ACTGTGGTACCTCCTAAAGGTATGACAAAATTCACAGAAGACGCATTGTTGCGTCACGCACAATTTATTTGCGATCAAGTTTCATCATTCGATGATTCTGCCAATGCTGAAGATAGTCTTCTCATTACGACTCCTTGTATGCGATCTCTCGCAAATCTCGCTGGTGTTACATTAGGTAAAAAAGCAGCAATTCGTCGGACGAGGCGCGagcaaaaagttaaaaaaccTGCCTGGACAAAGGCTACAACAACAAAATTAGTTAGCAacacatttgaaaatattttcgctgATCAACTTGCTAAGCAtgaagataaaatatcgata ggACCTAAAAGACAACGATGTGGTGTTTGCGAAAACTGTCAACAACCTGACTGTGGAGTTTGTACTTCTTGTAAAGATATGACGAAATTTGGAGGTAGTGGAAGAAGTAAGCAAGCATGTATCAAGAGAAGATGTCCAAATATGGCAATCCAG GAAGCAGATGATTCTGATCCAGAAAATGAAGAGCAATATGAAAGTCTAGTAGAAGATCAAAAATTAGAAGAGAAACCGAAAAAGGATTTTAAAGaacttaaaaaagacataGTATGGgaagaagaagataaaattgttGATGGGCAAAAGACATATTATAAATCGGTCATAGTTGGAAATGAAAGAAtccaaataaatgattatgttTTGGTAGAGCCAAGAAATCCGACAATTCctttacacatttataaaatcatgttTATGTGGGAgaataaatatggaataaaacaatttcatgCAAATTGGCTTCGTAGAGGTACTGATACCATACTTGGTGAAACTTCAGATCctatagaattatttctaaGTGATGATTGCGACGATGTACCATTCACATCTGTTAGATCGAAAGCAACTGTTGTTTACAAGAAAATGCCTGACAATTGGTCTGAATTAG gtAATATGGATATAgatgatgaaataaaagatatagatgGTAAAACGTTTTTTTATCAGATGAGATATACTCCTGAAACTGCTCGATTTGAGAGTCCGTTACCGGATCCGGAATGCCagcgaaaagaaaataatcatcGATTTTGTCCTGCTTGCGCACGACTAAGAGCATTAGAACAATATAATACACCtaag GTCTTTGAGCGTATAGAAGAAAAGAACAGTAAGGAAGTGATTTATGGAGTAGTGAGATATAAAGATGAAGAATATAGAGTTGGCAGTTCAGTGTTTTTGTACCCAAgtgcttttaaatttaagtataaaCAGATGTTTCAAGAAGCTGAGAAACCAAAGAGGGAAGTTGTAGATGAAGATATGTATCCAGAGTTTTATAGAAAAGTCTCAGAAAAAGCAAAATTCTCAAATGTTGATACACCTGAACCTTTTCACATTggttatataaatgcaatttatgcCAGTACAACGGATTTAATAGTATCGCCTTcagacatttatattaaagtgaaCAAAATGTACAGACCAGAGAATACTCATCGAGATATAACATTAATGGAACAAGTAGATCTCAACATGGTTTATTGGAGTGACGAGA TATGCAACGTAAAGTTCTCCGAAGTTGCTGGTAAATGTTACCTAGCATATTCTGAAAATCTGAATGAATCTGTAGAAGAATGGTTTATGGGTGGTCCaaacagattttatttcactgaagcatataatgttaaagaaaaaaccTTTGATGAGCCGCCATATAATGTTATCAACATAGGTAAACCTGGAAAAGGAAAAGGGAAGGGTAAATCAAAAGCAAAGAAAGTAGGGGAGACTGAAAATAAGCCATTTATTGACAAACCTGTATGTCATCCTACTGTGACGAGAAAGTTAAGGACATTAGATCTTTTTGCTGGTTGTGgag GATTATCCGAAGGATTGCATCAAGCAGGAATAGCCGAAAATTTATGGGcaattgaaaaagaagaacCTGCGGCATATGCATATCGGTTAAATAATCCAAAGACTACAGTATTATCAGATGATTGCAACACACTGTTACGAAAAGTGATGAAT ggTGATTCTACAGATGACAATGGTCAAAAACTTCCCCAAAAAGGAGAAGTTGAAATATTGTGCGGTGGACCACCCTGTCAGGGTTTCAGTGGCATGAATCGCTTTAACTTGCGGCAGTactcattatttaaaagttctCTCGTTGTTTCGTGTTTATCCTATTGTGATTATTATCGACCGAAATTTTTCGTGATGGAAAATGTGcgaaattttgtgttttttaaaagatatatggtGTTAAAATTGACTTTAAGGTGCCTCGTTCGTATGGGATATCAATGTACATTCGGTATTCTTCAAGCTGGTAATTATGGTATACCGCAAACGAGAAGAAG gatgATAATTTTAGCCGCTGCACCTGGAGAAATACTTCCAAAATATCCAGAACCAATGCATGTGTTTAATAAACGATGTTGTTCACTACATGTAGTAGTAGATAACAAGAAg tatctcTCTAATTGTGTTTGGACGGACTCCGCCCCCTTTAGAACGATCACTGTAAAGGATGCTATGTGTGATTTACCGGATATTAAAAATGGTTGGAGCAAAGAGGAGATGCCTTATGGTAGTGAACCATTGTCACATTTTCAGAGGAAG atGAGAGGTAAACAATACCAGCCGATATTGCGAGAtcatatatgtaaagaaatgACTCCGCTTGTGGAGGCACGAATGTCTCATATTCCAACTGCAACTGGTTCTGATTGGCGTGATTTACCAAATATTGCAGTGCGATTAAGCGATGGTACCTTCTCCAAGAAATT ggAATACATGCATCATGATAAGAGAGCTGGAAAAAGTTCAACAGGTGCATTGCGCGGAGTATGCAGTTGTAGTAGTGGTCGACTATGTGATCCTACTGATAGacaatttaatactttaattccATGGTGTTTACCGCATACCGGAAACCGACATAACCATTGGTCCGGTTTGTATGGGAGACTCGAATGGGATGGATTTTTCAGTACAACTATTACCAATCCAGAACCAATGGGTAAACAG GGTCGCGTTTTGCATCCAGCGCAAAATCGAGTTGTGAGCGTTAGAGAGTGCGCGAGATCGCAAGGATTTCCAGATTCGTTTCGTTTTTATGGTACGATACTTGATAAGCATCGACAGGTTGGTAACGCGGTGCCGCCACCATTGGGAGCTGCCATTGGGCACGAAATAAGAAAATGCATACGTGACACAACGATATCGTTGAATAcgaaatatgaatttacaaAAAGCTATGCTAATACAACCACAATAAGGAGCAACAAGACTGTTGATGAAGATGACAAAGTTATCACAAATGCCATATCTAACAGTCACACATTAGCCACTCACAATGGTGCGAGCACCAGTTCTAATAAAGGCAAAAATGTAACTAATCGACATAGACGGTATTCGTcgtag
- the LOC126859362 gene encoding leucine-rich repeat protein 1, which yields MKLHCKTEIHERTLLVHKKLQRSILAFVKDSVKDNSVCFYLWTRLNKQGTKYKIINNIRKVFMKFINDGKATISLIQPCHDLIIQCDAIQLKSFLNVLKHIANGHYKDIDKYILKSNITISSSEFYSLEKVVVVKKCEYPILQGFPRMTEQLVLSGLDRKSFDRQILTLQSLRFLDLSNNKISFLPKELGTLPHLQALDLSYNNLGKSVQSKWAWLEQIALRSNLNFLNLSNNLLTKLPTQIGWLKALKELKIRDNMLRQLPQNIGTLNKLQLLDVAKNNLMFLPGTIQYLRLYSLDISDNLFSTIVDHNIVFDKSIFIGLPSLVESSARNVLKSRITYDASLIPYTLVQYLDEAKYCFSCKDACFDCYSKVFTHFYSSKFSMHIKNTLNQPFKFECYFCSMTCHNYYVGKYIE from the exons atGAAGTTACATTGTAAAACCGAAATTCACGAAAGAACATTATTGgtgcataaaaaattgcaacgtTCTATATTAGCATTTGTTAAGGATTCAGTTAAAGATAACAGTGTATGCTTCTATCTGTGGACACGGCTGAACAAGCAAGGGACTAAGTATAAG ATTATTAACAACATAAGAAAAGTattcatgaaatttattaatgatggTAAAGCTACAATAAGCTTGATACAACCCTGTCATGATCTAATTATTCAATGTGATGCTATTCAGTTAAAAAGCTTTCTTAATGTATTGAAACATATAGCAAATGGGCATTACaaagatatagataaatatattcttaaatctaatataactATTAGTTCAAgtgaattttattcattggAAAAAGTTGTGGTGGtgaaaaaatgtgaatatcCAATTTTACAAGGATTCCCACGGATGACGGAACAACTTGTTTTGAGTGGATTAGATAGAAAATCCTTTGATCGACAAATTTTGACATTGCAGAGTTTAAGATTCTTAGatttatcaaacaataaaatttctttcttaccAAAGGAATTGGGCACCTTGCCTCATCTTCAAGCTCTTGATTTGTCATATAATAATCTTGGAAAATCAGTTCAATCTAAATGGGCATGGCTAGAGCAAATTGCACTTAGgagcaatttaaattttctaaatcttagtaataattta ttaacTAAATTACCAACACAAATAGGATGGCTAAAAGCTTTAAAAGAGTTGAAAATTCGTGACAACATGTTAAGACAATTACCACAAAATATTGGAACtttgaataaattacaattgttGGATGttgcaaaaaacaatttaatgtttttaccAGGAACAATCCAATATTTGCGATTGTACTCTTTAgatatttcagataatttattttcaacaattgtagatcataatattgtatttgataAGAGCATTTTCATAGGACTGCCAAGTCTTGTTGAATCTTCAGCTAGAAATGTGTTAAAATCCAg gaTAACTTATGATGCAAGTTTAATACCATATACATTAGTTCAATATTTAGACGAAGCAAAATATTGCTTTTCCTGTAAAGATGCCTGTTTTGATTGTTATTCAAAGGTTTTTACGCACTTTTATTCATCTAAATTtagtatgcatataaaaaatacattaaatcaaCCTTTCAAATTTGAatgttatttttgttcaatGACATGTCATAACTATTatgttggaaaatatattgaataa
- the LOC126848356 gene encoding DNA (cytosine-5)-methyltransferase PliMCI-like isoform X1 produces the protein MSSTRIMPPTVPEGEPGSSRRMSRSRKFVDMEEPIEASDSTTKATPSVLDLLIQSTKRKKLNNEANHETKMSDRQHEIKEANKNGTEFNKENHNPQINQDQEENVEKKMKMENNEEISQLKSQVKKTLTIVERCDYCKQKLDDETKLYQGHPNGAMEEQIALTDPKLCLFTGDESFIHESDERPQNKLTYFSVYDKNGHLCAFDTGLIEKNVMLYFSGYMKAIYEEDPSPEGGVPTKDMGPINEWYVSGFDGGELALIGFTTAFAEYILMEPSEAYAPFIDAVKEKIYMSKLVIEFLLDEISPTYEDLLNKLQTVVPPKGMTKFTEDALLRHAQFICDQVSSFDDSANAEDSLLITTPCMRSLANLAGVTLGKKAAIRRTRREQKVKKPAWTKATTTKLVSNTFENIFADQLAKHEDKISIGPKRQRCGVCENCQQPDCGVCTSCKDMTKFGGSGRSKQACIKRRCPNMAIQEADDSDPENEEQYESLVEDQKLEEKPKKDFKELKKDIVWEEEDKIVDGQKTYYKSVIVGNERIQINDYVLVEPRNPTIPLHIYKIMFMWENKYGIKQFHANWLRRGTDTILGETSDPIELFLSDDCDDVPFTSVRSKATVVYKKMPDNWSELGNMDIDDEIKDIDGKTFFYQMRYTPETARFESPLPDPECQRKENNHRFCPACARLRALEQYNTPKVFERIEEKNSKEVIYGVVRYKDEEYRVGSSVFLYPSAFKFKYKQMFQEAEKPKREVVDEDMYPEFYRKVSEKAKFSNVDTPEPFHIGYINAIYASTTDLIVSPSDIYIKVNKMYRPENTHRDITLMEQVDLNMVYWSDEICNVKFSEVAGKCYLAYSENLNESVEEWFMGGPNRFYFTEAYNVKEKTFDEPPYNVINIGKPGKGKGKGKSKAKKVGETENKPFIDKPVCHPTVTRKLRTLDLFAGCGGLSEGLHQAGIAENLWAIEKEEPAAYAYRLNNPKTTVLSDDCNTLLRKVMNGDSTDDNGQKLPQKGEVEILCGGPPCQGFSGMNRFNLRQYSLFKSSLVVSCLSYCDYYRPKFFVMENVRNFVFFKRYMVLKLTLRCLVRMGYQCTFGILQAGNYGIPQTRRRMIILAAAPGEILPKYPEPMHVFNKRCCSLHVVVDNKKYLSNCVWTDSAPFRTITVKDAMCDLPDIKNGWSKEEMPYGSEPLSHFQRKMRGKQYQPILRDHICKEMTPLVEARMSHIPTATGSDWRDLPNIAVRLSDGTFSKKLEYMHHDKRAGKSSTGALRGVCSCSSGRLCDPTDRQFNTLIPWCLPHTGNRHNHWSGLYGRLEWDGFFSTTITNPEPMGKQGRVLHPAQNRVVSVRECARSQGFPDSFRFYGTILDKHRQVGNAVPPPLGAAIGHEIRKCIRDTTISLNTKYEFTKSYANTTTIRSNKTVDEDDKVITNAISNSHTLATHNGASTSSNKGKNVTNRHRRYSS, from the exons ATGTCATCCACGAG AATCATGCCACCTACTGTGCCAGAGGGCGAACCAGGTTCCAGTAGAAGAATGTCTCGTAGCAGAAAATTTGTTGATATGGAAGAACCAATTGAAGCAAGTGATTCGACAACTAAAGCAACTCCATCTGTATTGGATTTACTTATACAatcaacgaaaagaaaaaagctaaACAATGAAGCAAACCATGAGACAAAAATGTCTGATCGGCaacatgaaataaaagaagcaaataaaaatggtACAGAATTTAATAAGGAGAATCACAATCCACAAATAAATCAAGATCAAGAAGAAaatgttgagaaaaaaatgaaaatggaaaACAATGAAGAAATATCTCAATTAAAATCTCAAGTTAAGAAAACCCTTACTATAGTTGAACGATGCGATTATTGTAAACAGAAGTTGGATGATGAAACAAAGTTGTATCAGGGACATCCAAATGGTGCAATGGAAGAACAAATAGCTTTAACAGATCCTAAGCTATGTTTATTTACAGGAGATGAATCTTTTATACATGAAAGTGATGAGAGaccacaaaataaattaacttattttag TGTTTATGATAAGAATGGGCATCTGTGTGCCTTTGATACTGGACtgatagagaaaaatgtaatgttgTATTTTTCTGGATACATGAAAGCTATTTATGAAGAAGATCCTTCTCCTGAAGGAGGTGTACCAACAAAAGACATGGGGCCAATAAATGAATGGTATGTTTCTGGATTTGATGGAGGTGAATTGGCATTGATAGGTTTTACTACTGCATTTgcggaatatattttgatggaACCATCTGAAGCTTACGCACCATTCATAGATGCTGTTAAagagaagatatatatgaGCAAATTAGTTATAGAATTTTTGCTAGATGAAATTAGTCCAACCTATGAAGACTTACTAAACAAACTTCAa ACTGTGGTACCTCCTAAAGGTATGACAAAATTCACAGAAGACGCATTGTTGCGTCACGCACAATTTATTTGCGATCAAGTTTCATCATTCGATGATTCTGCCAATGCTGAAGATAGTCTTCTCATTACGACTCCTTGTATGCGATCTCTCGCAAATCTCGCTGGTGTTACATTAGGTAAAAAAGCAGCAATTCGTCGGACGAGGCGCGagcaaaaagttaaaaaaccTGCCTGGACAAAGGCTACAACAACAAAATTAGTTAGCAacacatttgaaaatattttcgctgATCAACTTGCTAAGCAtgaagataaaatatcgata ggACCTAAAAGACAACGATGTGGTGTTTGCGAAAACTGTCAACAACCTGACTGTGGAGTTTGTACTTCTTGTAAAGATATGACGAAATTTGGAGGTAGTGGAAGAAGTAAGCAAGCATGTATCAAGAGAAGATGTCCAAATATGGCAATCCAG GAAGCAGATGATTCTGATCCAGAAAATGAAGAGCAATATGAAAGTCTAGTAGAAGATCAAAAATTAGAAGAGAAACCGAAAAAGGATTTTAAAGaacttaaaaaagacataGTATGGgaagaagaagataaaattgttGATGGGCAAAAGACATATTATAAATCGGTCATAGTTGGAAATGAAAGAAtccaaataaatgattatgttTTGGTAGAGCCAAGAAATCCGACAATTCctttacacatttataaaatcatgttTATGTGGGAgaataaatatggaataaaacaatttcatgCAAATTGGCTTCGTAGAGGTACTGATACCATACTTGGTGAAACTTCAGATCctatagaattatttctaaGTGATGATTGCGACGATGTACCATTCACATCTGTTAGATCGAAAGCAACTGTTGTTTACAAGAAAATGCCTGACAATTGGTCTGAATTAG gtAATATGGATATAgatgatgaaataaaagatatagatgGTAAAACGTTTTTTTATCAGATGAGATATACTCCTGAAACTGCTCGATTTGAGAGTCCGTTACCGGATCCGGAATGCCagcgaaaagaaaataatcatcGATTTTGTCCTGCTTGCGCACGACTAAGAGCATTAGAACAATATAATACACCtaag GTCTTTGAGCGTATAGAAGAAAAGAACAGTAAGGAAGTGATTTATGGAGTAGTGAGATATAAAGATGAAGAATATAGAGTTGGCAGTTCAGTGTTTTTGTACCCAAgtgcttttaaatttaagtataaaCAGATGTTTCAAGAAGCTGAGAAACCAAAGAGGGAAGTTGTAGATGAAGATATGTATCCAGAGTTTTATAGAAAAGTCTCAGAAAAAGCAAAATTCTCAAATGTTGATACACCTGAACCTTTTCACATTggttatataaatgcaatttatgcCAGTACAACGGATTTAATAGTATCGCCTTcagacatttatattaaagtgaaCAAAATGTACAGACCAGAGAATACTCATCGAGATATAACATTAATGGAACAAGTAGATCTCAACATGGTTTATTGGAGTGACGAGA TATGCAACGTAAAGTTCTCCGAAGTTGCTGGTAAATGTTACCTAGCATATTCTGAAAATCTGAATGAATCTGTAGAAGAATGGTTTATGGGTGGTCCaaacagattttatttcactgaagcatataatgttaaagaaaaaaccTTTGATGAGCCGCCATATAATGTTATCAACATAGGTAAACCTGGAAAAGGAAAAGGGAAGGGTAAATCAAAAGCAAAGAAAGTAGGGGAGACTGAAAATAAGCCATTTATTGACAAACCTGTATGTCATCCTACTGTGACGAGAAAGTTAAGGACATTAGATCTTTTTGCTGGTTGTGgag GATTATCCGAAGGATTGCATCAAGCAGGAATAGCCGAAAATTTATGGGcaattgaaaaagaagaacCTGCGGCATATGCATATCGGTTAAATAATCCAAAGACTACAGTATTATCAGATGATTGCAACACACTGTTACGAAAAGTGATGAAT ggTGATTCTACAGATGACAATGGTCAAAAACTTCCCCAAAAAGGAGAAGTTGAAATATTGTGCGGTGGACCACCCTGTCAGGGTTTCAGTGGCATGAATCGCTTTAACTTGCGGCAGTactcattatttaaaagttctCTCGTTGTTTCGTGTTTATCCTATTGTGATTATTATCGACCGAAATTTTTCGTGATGGAAAATGTGcgaaattttgtgttttttaaaagatatatggtGTTAAAATTGACTTTAAGGTGCCTCGTTCGTATGGGATATCAATGTACATTCGGTATTCTTCAAGCTGGTAATTATGGTATACCGCAAACGAGAAGAAG gatgATAATTTTAGCCGCTGCACCTGGAGAAATACTTCCAAAATATCCAGAACCAATGCATGTGTTTAATAAACGATGTTGTTCACTACATGTAGTAGTAGATAACAAGAAg tatctcTCTAATTGTGTTTGGACGGACTCCGCCCCCTTTAGAACGATCACTGTAAAGGATGCTATGTGTGATTTACCGGATATTAAAAATGGTTGGAGCAAAGAGGAGATGCCTTATGGTAGTGAACCATTGTCACATTTTCAGAGGAAG atGAGAGGTAAACAATACCAGCCGATATTGCGAGAtcatatatgtaaagaaatgACTCCGCTTGTGGAGGCACGAATGTCTCATATTCCAACTGCAACTGGTTCTGATTGGCGTGATTTACCAAATATTGCAGTGCGATTAAGCGATGGTACCTTCTCCAAGAAATT ggAATACATGCATCATGATAAGAGAGCTGGAAAAAGTTCAACAGGTGCATTGCGCGGAGTATGCAGTTGTAGTAGTGGTCGACTATGTGATCCTACTGATAGacaatttaatactttaattccATGGTGTTTACCGCATACCGGAAACCGACATAACCATTGGTCCGGTTTGTATGGGAGACTCGAATGGGATGGATTTTTCAGTACAACTATTACCAATCCAGAACCAATGGGTAAACAG GGTCGCGTTTTGCATCCAGCGCAAAATCGAGTTGTGAGCGTTAGAGAGTGCGCGAGATCGCAAGGATTTCCAGATTCGTTTCGTTTTTATGGTACGATACTTGATAAGCATCGACAGGTTGGTAACGCGGTGCCGCCACCATTGGGAGCTGCCATTGGGCACGAAATAAGAAAATGCATACGTGACACAACGATATCGTTGAATAcgaaatatgaatttacaaAAAGCTATGCTAATACAACCACAATAAGGAGCAACAAGACTGTTGATGAAGATGACAAAGTTATCACAAATGCCATATCTAACAGTCACACATTAGCCACTCACAATGGTGCGAGCACCAGTTCTAATAAAGGCAAAAATGTAACTAATCGACATAGACGGTATTCGTcgtag